Proteins encoded by one window of Erythrobacter sp.:
- the tssB gene encoding type VI secretion system contractile sheath small subunit has product MSDSVHEKLKRVRKPRVHITYDVETNGAMETKEIPYVVGVLGDFSGDSDVAKKSLKERRFIDLKKDKFDQVMARLEPGVKMKVEDVLSGEEGKEFGVDLKFRSMEDFEPEKIVEQVAPLRNLMETRNQLRDLMAKADGSEELESLLEQILNDEGKLSELQAQLGTKE; this is encoded by the coding sequence ATGAGCGATTCTGTACACGAGAAGCTGAAAAGGGTGCGCAAGCCGCGCGTCCACATCACCTACGATGTGGAAACCAACGGGGCGATGGAAACCAAGGAAATTCCTTACGTCGTCGGCGTATTGGGGGATTTCTCGGGCGATTCCGATGTGGCGAAGAAAAGCCTCAAGGAACGCCGCTTCATTGATCTGAAAAAGGACAAGTTCGACCAGGTCATGGCGCGGCTGGAGCCGGGCGTGAAGATGAAGGTCGAGGACGTGCTTTCCGGCGAGGAAGGCAAGGAATTCGGGGTCGACCTGAAGTTCCGTTCGATGGAAGATTTCGAACCCGAGAAGATCGTCGAACAGGTGGCGCCGCTGCGCAACCTGATGGAAACGCGCAATCAGTTGCGTGACCTGATGGCCAAGGCGGATGGTTCCGAGGAGCTCGAATCGTTGCTGGAGCAGATCCTCAACGACGAAGGCAAGCTGAGCGAGTTGCAAGCGCAGCTCGGCACGAAAGAGTGA
- a CDS encoding type VI secretion system ImpA family N-terminal domain-containing protein gives MLIDEEVSESIMAPIDGGVGVNGREDEGAAAELLRDIRLKRKERVRAEQAIALDEDDAGAAEGVDTWEDIGEAAIRYLSECGKDLEPMAILIEAAARDEKPPQSLAAAMSLLADMVETYWEQGLYPPADEDEADGVEARFMPLSGLSGGSNDREGALILPVRNMVLLKVGNETLRYADKVMVDAASQVQAGDADAKAARAEARQAAYDRFERLVTVAGRKGVEPTLEAIAKAETEWRRAVEFIIKRASPYMPAASRLTGELEGIREWLSGLAKRLPAEEDKAEAGGDSAGSASDGDTSTSSGSAEGGGGKGFVAGKIDSREDALRAVNAAADYFARREPHSPVGKALREIDRRARMGLQELIAELIPAADARTEFYWRSGIRPPADEAPAETKSGDDWD, from the coding sequence GTGCTGATTGACGAGGAAGTAAGCGAATCCATCATGGCGCCGATCGACGGGGGGGTCGGTGTGAATGGTCGCGAGGATGAAGGCGCCGCGGCGGAATTGCTGCGCGACATCCGGTTGAAGCGAAAAGAACGGGTGCGCGCCGAACAGGCGATCGCGCTCGATGAAGACGATGCCGGGGCCGCCGAAGGCGTGGATACCTGGGAAGACATTGGCGAAGCGGCGATCCGCTATCTCTCCGAATGCGGCAAGGATCTGGAGCCGATGGCGATCCTGATCGAAGCGGCCGCCCGGGATGAGAAACCGCCGCAATCTTTGGCCGCAGCCATGTCGCTGCTTGCCGATATGGTCGAAACCTATTGGGAACAGGGCCTTTATCCTCCCGCTGACGAGGACGAGGCGGACGGGGTTGAGGCTCGCTTCATGCCGCTTTCCGGCCTCAGTGGCGGCAGCAATGATCGCGAAGGCGCGCTGATCCTGCCGGTGCGCAACATGGTGCTGCTCAAGGTCGGGAATGAAACCCTGCGCTATGCGGACAAGGTGATGGTCGATGCCGCCAGCCAGGTGCAGGCGGGCGACGCCGATGCCAAGGCCGCGCGGGCCGAAGCGCGGCAGGCGGCCTATGACCGGTTCGAGCGTCTGGTCACAGTCGCCGGGCGTAAAGGCGTGGAACCAACGCTAGAGGCGATTGCCAAAGCCGAGACCGAATGGCGACGCGCAGTCGAATTCATCATCAAGCGCGCCTCACCTTACATGCCCGCCGCATCGCGCCTCACTGGCGAACTCGAAGGCATCCGCGAATGGCTTAGCGGGCTGGCTAAGCGACTGCCTGCAGAAGAAGATAAAGCGGAGGCGGGCGGTGACAGCGCCGGATCGGCCAGCGATGGCGATACCAGTACTTCGTCCGGGTCCGCCGAAGGCGGGGGAGGGAAGGGCTTTGTGGCGGGTAAGATCGACAGTCGCGAGGATGCTTTGCGCGCAGTTAATGCCGCGGCGGACTATTTCGCCCGACGCGAACCGCATTCACCTGTCGGAAAGGCCTTGCGCGAAATCGACAGGCGCGCGAGGATGGGCTTGCAGGAACTGATCGCCGAACTGATCCCCGCCGCCGATGCGCGGACGGAATTCTACTGGCGGTCAGGCATCCGCCCACCAGCCGACGAAGCGCCTGCCGAGACAAAGAGCGGCGACGACTGGGATTGA
- a CDS encoding PAAR domain-containing protein, translated as MRELPRSTRMGMPASRVTDMHVCPMVTGVVPHVGGPVLPPGAPTVLIGSLPAARVGDMCTCVGPPDVIALGSFTVITVGMPQARIGDMTAHGGSLVLGCFTVLVG; from the coding sequence ATGCGGGAATTGCCCAGGAGTACCAGAATGGGAATGCCTGCATCACGCGTGACCGACATGCATGTCTGCCCGATGGTGACAGGAGTAGTCCCTCATGTGGGTGGCCCGGTCCTCCCTCCCGGTGCGCCAACCGTGCTGATCGGCAGTCTTCCGGCAGCGCGGGTGGGTGACATGTGCACATGCGTCGGCCCGCCCGATGTCATTGCGCTGGGCAGCTTCACTGTCATCACCGTGGGCATGCCGCAGGCGCGCATCGGAGACATGACGGCGCATGGCGGCAGCCTTGTGCTGGGCTGTTTTACGGTTCTGGTAGGCTGA